In the Sediminitomix flava genome, one interval contains:
- a CDS encoding Ig-like domain-containing protein translates to MIRSSIFLGIISILISSCIGDDIKFDTVEQSVSISNPIDSLKVGASYQFEAIYLNNVGQEEAQDIMWESSNEEVVSITSGGLVEGLTEGMTTIFASVQMPGDSFVDSIKLAVDEDLEQEVIGGAKGGTIQSTSSYLLEGDFTVSSINGGGIQIDIADNYRASTALPDLVLYLTNNPSTNAGALEIGSVQVFEGAHSYIIPNVDIGTYEYLLYYCKPFRVKVGDGKIE, encoded by the coding sequence ATGATCCGTTCAAGTATTTTTTTAGGTATAATATCTATCCTTATATCTTCATGCATTGGAGATGATATCAAATTTGATACAGTAGAGCAAAGTGTAAGTATTTCAAATCCTATTGACTCCCTTAAAGTTGGAGCTAGTTATCAGTTTGAGGCTATTTATCTGAATAATGTTGGGCAAGAAGAAGCTCAAGATATTATGTGGGAAAGCTCAAATGAAGAAGTTGTAAGTATTACCAGTGGTGGCCTTGTAGAAGGTTTGACCGAAGGTATGACAACTATTTTCGCTTCTGTTCAGATGCCTGGAGATAGTTTTGTCGATTCGATAAAACTAGCCGTTGATGAAGATTTGGAGCAAGAGGTTATAGGTGGTGCTAAAGGTGGGACAATCCAATCAACAAGCTCTTATTTATTGGAAGGAGACTTTACCGTATCATCTATTAACGGAGGAGGTATCCAAATTGATATAGCTGACAATTACAGAGCATCAACAGCTCTTCCCGACTTGGTACTTTACCTCACAAATAACCCATCAACAAATGCCGGAGCTTTAGAGATAGGTTCAGTACAAGTTTTTGAAGGGGCACATTCATACATTATTCCTAATGTAGATATAGGTACCTACGAATATTTGCTTTACTACTGCAAACCATTTAGAGTTAAAGTTGGTGACGGAAAAATTGAATAA